The following coding sequences lie in one Anaerolineae bacterium genomic window:
- the rdgC gene encoding recombination-associated protein RdgC — protein sequence MRLLSSSVSITRYKVRGKIEGPLIKTIMDGLNKNSITEIDDQPMEKAAGWTSFDNPYMPDFETSSCVIGAHFVFSLRIDKKNIPSKIIKKYYTLEMAKRLAESGREDLSRNEKKEIREHVANALSLRIPATPNIYDIIWNYEGSSLWFFSNQKAANEDLETLFSKSFRLTLIRLFPYTMADLASGITDKERDLLSTISPTKFMD from the coding sequence ATGAGATTATTATCATCATCCGTATCTATCACAAGATACAAGGTAAGGGGAAAGATTGAAGGCCCTCTTATCAAGACAATTATGGACGGGCTTAACAAGAACTCCATTACAGAAATTGATGACCAGCCAATGGAAAAAGCAGCTGGATGGACCTCTTTTGACAACCCGTATATGCCTGATTTTGAAACCTCATCCTGTGTTATAGGCGCTCATTTTGTATTTTCACTGCGGATTGACAAAAAAAATATTCCTTCAAAAATTATTAAAAAATATTATACCCTTGAGATGGCCAAAAGGCTGGCTGAAAGCGGGAGGGAAGACCTGTCTCGAAATGAAAAAAAAGAGATAAGGGAACATGTTGCCAACGCTCTTAGTCTTCGCATTCCGGCGACTCCGAATATTTACGATATCATCTGGAATTATGAGGGGTCCTCTTTATGGTTTTTTTCCAATCAAAAAGCTGCCAACGAAGACCTTGAAACACTTTTTTCAAAATCTTTCAGGCTAACACTAATCAGGCTTTTTCCCTATACAATGGCCGATCTTGCGTCCGGAATTACGGATAAAGAGCGCGACCTTTTATCAACTATTTCTCCGACAAAATTCATGGATTAA
- the glyS gene encoding glycine--tRNA ligase subunit beta, whose amino-acid sequence MDTFLLEIGTEEIPAGYIEPALRSLSELILQGMDNAHIEHGKARIFGTPRRLAVEVADVAGKQKRLAVEITGPPEKIAFDEDNRPTLAAKKFAEKLGISVDSLTIKDTKKGRYLCAKKTEGGIVASTLLKSILPDVILSIPFPKKMKWADLSIEFARPIHSILAMLGEKVISFSLGNIKAGRYTFGHRFVNPCRIKLSCADEYVEALRSAGVLVDPEDRKKQVKCQIQDAAKGLGGCVLPDEELVDIVTNLVEYPAVAAGSFDREFLKLPREILITAMREHQKYFAVIDKENNLMPNFISVNNTLARDMALVAKGHERVLRARLKDAQFFYRSDMESPFEDLVEKLKGVLFQAGLGTVYDKVMRVQKLAGYLAEAANFDSEFKQKVLRAAYLCKADLVSQVVVEFPKLQGIMGRVYAAAAGEPDAVASAIEEYYLPTYSGGRLPETETGAILAIADKIDSICGCFITGLIPTGASDPYALRRQGIGIVQIMLDKDFSFQLSRVIEESVRLFGKQNNDESKEISSRVYIFLQNRIANLLSEQGFLKDVIAAAVSVSVDNVPDVWSRASALQKLKAKPDFEPLAVAFKRVVNIIKKAGHVEAKDVDESLFEYECEAVLFADYKKTKKKVLDDLGKGLFEQALFDIALLRDSVDAFFDGAMVMAEDSSIRNNRLSLLKQIEKLFRLFADFSKISTSAVSL is encoded by the coding sequence ATGGACACTTTTTTGCTTGAGATAGGTACAGAGGAGATTCCTGCCGGTTATATTGAACCGGCCTTGAGGAGTCTTTCAGAGCTGATTTTACAAGGCATGGACAATGCGCACATTGAACACGGCAAGGCCAGGATTTTTGGAACGCCGAGAAGGCTTGCGGTTGAAGTTGCGGATGTCGCAGGCAAGCAGAAGCGCCTGGCGGTCGAGATAACAGGACCTCCTGAAAAAATTGCTTTTGATGAAGACAACAGACCGACTCTGGCTGCGAAGAAATTTGCCGAGAAGTTAGGGATCTCTGTCGACAGTTTAACAATCAAGGATACAAAAAAAGGTCGATATTTATGCGCAAAAAAAACAGAGGGGGGCATTGTTGCAAGCACACTTCTTAAAAGCATTTTGCCTGATGTGATTTTGTCAATCCCATTTCCCAAAAAAATGAAATGGGCGGATCTGTCCATTGAGTTTGCAAGACCCATACATTCGATACTGGCTATGCTGGGGGAGAAAGTTATTTCTTTTTCATTGGGAAACATTAAAGCAGGCAGATATACTTTTGGGCACAGATTTGTGAATCCATGCAGAATAAAGCTTTCTTGTGCCGATGAGTATGTTGAAGCCTTGCGTTCAGCAGGTGTGCTGGTTGATCCGGAAGACAGGAAAAAACAGGTAAAATGCCAGATACAGGATGCTGCCAAAGGTTTGGGCGGTTGCGTGCTGCCTGATGAGGAACTTGTTGATATCGTAACCAACCTTGTTGAATATCCGGCTGTTGCAGCAGGTAGTTTTGACAGGGAATTTCTTAAGCTTCCACGTGAGATATTGATTACAGCAATGCGGGAGCACCAGAAATATTTTGCCGTAATTGACAAAGAAAACAATCTGATGCCGAATTTTATTTCAGTGAATAATACATTGGCAAGAGACATGGCGCTGGTTGCAAAGGGGCACGAAAGGGTGCTCAGGGCCAGGCTTAAAGATGCTCAATTCTTTTACAGGAGCGATATGGAGAGCCCTTTTGAAGATTTGGTGGAAAAATTAAAAGGGGTTCTTTTCCAGGCCGGGCTTGGGACAGTGTATGATAAGGTAATGAGGGTTCAAAAACTTGCCGGATATCTGGCAGAGGCTGCAAATTTTGATTCGGAGTTTAAACAAAAGGTATTGAGAGCCGCCTATTTGTGCAAGGCCGATCTTGTCAGCCAGGTTGTTGTTGAGTTTCCAAAGCTGCAGGGGATAATGGGAAGGGTTTATGCCGCTGCCGCCGGAGAACCGGATGCGGTGGCATCTGCGATAGAAGAGTATTATCTGCCCACATATTCAGGAGGACGACTTCCTGAAACGGAAACAGGCGCAATTTTAGCCATTGCCGACAAGATTGATTCCATTTGCGGTTGTTTTATAACAGGGTTGATTCCGACCGGCGCTTCTGATCCATATGCTCTTCGGCGTCAGGGGATAGGCATTGTTCAGATAATGCTTGATAAGGATTTTTCATTTCAATTGAGCCGGGTGATTGAAGAGAGCGTAAGATTATTCGGCAAGCAAAATAATGATGAAAGCAAGGAAATTTCCAGCAGGGTTTATATCTTTTTGCAAAACAGGATTGCCAATCTTTTATCTGAGCAAGGATTTTTAAAAGATGTTATAGCAGCCGCTGTTTCTGTTTCCGTGGATAATGTGCCTGATGTCTGGAGCAGAGCGAGCGCTTTGCAAAAACTTAAAGCCAAGCCTGATTTTGAACCATTAGCTGTTGCTTTTAAGCGCGTTGTCAATATAATAAAAAAAGCCGGTCATGTTGAAGCAAAAGATGTTGATGAAAGTCTGTTTGAGTATGAATGCGAAGCTGTTTTATTTGCTGATTATAAAAAAACCAAGAAAAAGGTATTGGATGATCTTGGCAAGGGATTATTTGAACAAGCCCTTTTTGATATAGCCTTGTTGCGTGATTCTGTTGATGCTTTTTTTGACGGGGCAATGGTAATGGCGGAAGATTCGAGCATTCGAAACAACAGGCTTTCACTGTTAAAACAGATTGAAAAACTCTTTAGATTGTTTGCCGATTTTTCAAAAATTTCAACCAGCGCTGTTTCTCTTTAA